Sequence from the Brassica napus cultivar Da-Ae unplaced genomic scaffold, Da-Ae ScsIHWf_237;HRSCAF=404, whole genome shotgun sequence genome:
CTATCAACAAGAGCGATCCTGGAGCATCACAAAGAATCCCTTTATGCTACGCAGTCCATCTCCCCACCATTCCTGCTTTAAGAAAgtaagttaaatttttatgtgcGTGTTCAAATATCCATTTTGGATTTCCTTCTGTCTTATGCATTGTACCGTTTTGATTCTATGAACAGGGAATACGGTGAGCTACTGGTGAGTTGCGGTTTGGTTGGGGAAGCAATCACAATATTTGAGAGCCTGGAGTTGTGGGACAATCTAATTAACTGCTACTGGTAAACTAAAAGTTTGAATCTTCATTTTTCCCATCCTTTCATGACTTGAATGTTTTGTTCTCGAATCTTATTACATGATGTGAAACTTCAGCCTTCTGGGAAAGAAATCAGCGGCTGTAGATCTCATCAATGCGCAGCTTTCTGAGCGGCCAAATGACCCAAGATTATGGTATATAAATCTTTGACAGTACCCTATTATACTCTCTTCGTGTTGGTTGTATATCTTATTAAAATGGCTGTGAAATACTGTAATCTTTATTGGGCTGTGAGGTGCCGTAATCATGTAATGCTTGGTATTGCTTTCAGGTGTTCACTTGGTGATGTTACGATTGATGACTCATGTTATGAAAAAGCCCTGGAAGTGTCAAATGATAAGTCAGTTCGTGCTAAGGTAGTGTGAGACACATGATTCTTATAGATATTCTCTCAGTCCACGCTCTAATTAACTCTCCTTCTTGTAGCGCGCTCTTGCTCGTAGCGCATACAATCGCGGTGATTTTGAGAAGTCAAAGATGTTGTGGTATGTAAAACAATTTGGTTCTGTTTCTTTATCTTTTCCTTGATAAACAGGGAatgaatttataaaacttaacCCTTTAAGCTGATTTACTTTTGAGATGTCTCATATTTTTTCATTCTTGTATAGGGAGGCTGCAATGGCGTTGAATTCTCTGTACCCGGATGGTTGGTTTGCTCTTGGTGCTGCTGCGTTGAAGGTATCATCAAACTCTATCTTCTCTGATAGTTCAGTAGCAAGCTTTTCCATTCCAAATGtcatttatatgaaaaaaacatataaattattgtcACCATGGCTGGGAGAGATGCTAATATAACATCTCCGATATTATACCGTAGGCCAGGGATGTTCAAAAGGCACTCGATTCATTTACTTTTGCTGTTCAACTCGATCCTGACAATGGAGAGGCCTGGAACAACATTGCTTGTCTGTAAGCACTTCAGTTTCATAATCTGCTCTGTTTATGCTGAAATTGCAGAGAAGATtaaatactttttttcttttcacgcACGCGTTCGTATTAAACTCACCTCACTGCTCATCTATTTTTCACTTTCATATTGGGTGCAGGCATATGATTAAGAAGAAGAGCAAAGAATCATTCATCGCATTCAAAGAAGCGCTtaaattcaagtatatatatCTTTCCCTTACCATTTATAACTTGAGTTAAGAATTTGATAGCGTTAGTTATCTAAAAAACATCGTTGCATCAACAGGCGAGATAGCTGGCAGATGTGGGAGAACTTCAGCCATGTAGCTATGGATGTGGGAAATATTGATCAGGTAAAGGCACCTACATAACTATTTGATTACCTTTAGCTTAGGAGTTAGACGAGTTGGTTTCATCTgtgctgtttttttttctttcgttcAGGCCTTTGAAGCTATACAAAAGATACTGAGCATGAGCAAAAACAAGAGGGTTGATGTTGTTTTACTGGACCGTATAATGACAGAGTTAGAAAATAGGAATTCAGCATCGTCTTTATCGGTTGAAACTGAAGCTTCTTCTGATGAATCAACGGAGTCAAAACCGCGTGCTGCAACACCAGCTGAAACTCAGCGTCACTTAGAGTTGCTTGGGAAGATTATTCAGCAGGTTagaaaaaacattttgataGCTAGTATATTTCACTGTATTGTCTCATTGTCTGAGTTTTGAATGTGATTCTTGCTTATCTCTTTTTATAGATTGTCCGAACAGAAAGTACATCTGAAATATGGGGATTGTATGCAAGATGGAGTAGAATCAAAGGAGATCTTATGGTATGCAGCGAGGCATTGCTGAAACAAGTGCGCTCATATCAGGTATAAATGAGTCATAATTAATCAAAGCCGCTCTTTGATCTGTGAGCATCATTCTCAGCTCCATTTTGTGACATATCTCTGGCAGGGATCAGAACTGTGGAAAGACAAAGAGCGTTTCAAGAAGTTTGCAAGAGCATCGTTGGAGCTTTGCAGAGTCTACATGGAGATCTCACTGTCCACAGGAAGCAAGCGAGAGCTCTTTAGTGCTGAGATGCATTTGAGGAACACAATCAAACAGGTATAAACCAGTATTACTATTCATTAATCTCCACAATACTTGATAAGCTTTAATATGATGAGACTGAATAAATGGTGACATGTGTTTGTGTAGGCGACAGTGAGCTTCCCGGAAAGTGAGGAATTGAAGAAGCTCGAAAGTTGCCTTGAGGAGGTGAGAAATGCTCTGAAGAAGTGTGAAGAGACTACAAATACGAAAACATGAAAGAAGAAAGATACTCTAGTAGTAGTCTCTGGTCTGCGAGTGTTTGTAACATTTGTATCGTTTTTCTTGTTGTTTGGGTCAAAGACGATTCGTAGTCGTGGATCACTGGATTGGCTTCCTTTCTACCAATTATATTAGGACACGTGTACTATTATTCCCATAGAGGGGTCATTTTTGACGCGAAAACGCACttcgaaaaaaagaaaaaaaaatctgttggTATGGTTTTGTTGCATCATCTCCATCCTCGAGTCTCGATCGCCGTATGGCCAGCTTACAATCCTCGCCGGAAAAGCCTCCAGGATGTGCTTTTGAGCATGAGATTTGGATTAACGCGAGATCTCTCTCTAAAGCGGTCCTTGGGCAAGTACTATTCCGTATCTCGACAACAACAGCTCACGTCGCCGATCTCCATGGCCACCAAGAGCGAGAATCTCGTGGAAACTTCGACGGAGGAGAAAGGTAAGGTAGATGAGGATAAGGAGGAAGAGATCTCACTCCCTCCGCCGCCGGAGAAACCAGAGGCTGGAGATTGTTGCGGTAGCGGCTGCGTACGGTGCGTTTGGGATGTGTATTATGAGGAGCTCGAAGAATACAACAAGCTTTCTAAACCCAGTTAGAATGATTCTCTTTCTTTTcgtcaaaaaataatttaacagtTGATTGTTTTTGTGAATGTTCATTCTTTGAGAAGTCGAAGATGCTCTGTTTATGTTGAAACATGTTGGAtcattatatgtatataacaaATAGTTGATGCTTTTGgcttataaaaaaacaaacgagAAATC
This genomic interval carries:
- the LOC125600734 gene encoding tetratricopeptide repeat protein 27 homolog isoform X2; translated protein: MLLLKLKDLLFETTATQTFELRSVSWWLVRVLLIHQRVLHERSSSLFEMLQVYMAEALDHFGALEKVESYWSTMLLQGEVSSLTSTIHLEACVLQYIYGRIDPCRLQLESAKAASNLEFSVSGAFGFRTIHQVDPKAQMVLIAKTSSSNGDVMLASSKADVGPYEAWGVEAPEVYMTPKLVNDESESGKDSATLKPVEQAMILAQCLLIERGSRHNEMQRWDMAPYIEAIDSQKSSYFVLRRFCDLLRVRWESTRGRTKGRALEMMGKLVEAINKSDPGASQRIPLCYAVHLPTIPALRKEYGELLVSCGLVGEAITIFESLELWDNLINCYCLLGKKSAAVDLINAQLSERPNDPRLWCSLGDVTIDDSCYEKALEVSNDKSVRAKRALARSAYNRGDFEKSKMLWEAAMALNSLYPDGWFALGAAALKARDVQKALDSFTFAVQLDPDNGEAWNNIACLHMIKKKSKESFIAFKEALKFKRDSWQMWENFSHVAMDVGNIDQAFEAIQKILSMSKNKRVDVVLLDRIMTELENRNSASSLSVETEASSDESTESKPRAATPAETQRHLELLGKIIQQIVRTESTSEIWGLYARWSRIKGDLMVCSEALLKQVRSYQGSELWKDKERFKKFARASLELCRVYMEISLSTGSKRELFSAEMHLRNTIKQATVSFPESEELKKLESCLEEVRNALKKCEETTNTKT
- the LOC106387718 gene encoding UPF0651 protein YPL107W, mitochondrial, whose amino-acid sequence is MVLLHHLHPRVSIAVWPAYNPRRKSLQDVLLSMRFGLTRDLSLKRSLGKYYSVSRQQQLTSPISMATKSENLVETSTEEKGKVDEDKEEEISLPPPPEKPEAGDCCGSGCVRCVWDVYYEELEEYNKLSKPS